From Streptomyces sp. NBC_01426, a single genomic window includes:
- a CDS encoding MAB_1171c family putative transporter, with amino-acid sequence MTGSDYYVPAAVLAIALVVKSPSFWRTWRSPMTKSIFVILAASVAGFVFGAPPTIERVNRITDVANISAPIVYCCLSCLSCASLVLLIHWRGGTEETIRRHTGMWIGATAVAIATFWVLFSLSDVPVEQQREFDTFYATTPYVREMIVLYLTAHTATSLVVATKCWRWARELRDLQAAWTHWGLLILVAAFGLTLSFALVKLVAVGARWAGTDTWDSLSTDVAPPLAGLGAAMTTVGFLVPVVGPRLESMWVSWRAYRAMEPLWRALEPFAGPGKPMRISPTSSLEIRAMARSTEIADRLLNLAPHLDNAHRAAAERYASSQGCTPEAAVIFAEAAAIHAALLAAESSRVPASGQTPVAVESSAAIPTRVSGTNGLARLSVQFSKIHRSDSPVGAVPSESN; translated from the coding sequence ATGACCGGATCAGACTATTACGTACCCGCGGCCGTCCTGGCGATCGCCTTGGTGGTCAAGTCGCCCTCGTTCTGGCGCACCTGGCGCTCGCCGATGACGAAGTCGATCTTCGTGATTCTCGCGGCTTCCGTAGCGGGCTTCGTGTTCGGTGCGCCGCCGACGATCGAGCGGGTCAACCGGATCACGGACGTCGCCAACATCTCGGCGCCCATTGTCTATTGCTGCCTGTCGTGCCTGTCGTGCGCCTCGCTCGTGCTCCTCATTCACTGGCGTGGGGGCACCGAGGAGACCATTCGGCGCCACACCGGGATGTGGATCGGGGCGACCGCCGTGGCGATCGCCACGTTCTGGGTGCTCTTCTCGCTCAGTGACGTGCCGGTCGAGCAGCAGCGTGAGTTCGACACCTTCTACGCGACGACCCCGTACGTGCGAGAGATGATCGTTCTCTATCTCACCGCGCACACCGCCACGAGCCTCGTGGTGGCGACGAAGTGCTGGCGGTGGGCTCGGGAACTTCGAGACCTCCAGGCCGCGTGGACGCACTGGGGCCTGCTCATCCTCGTGGCAGCGTTCGGTCTGACCTTGTCGTTCGCCCTGGTCAAGCTCGTGGCCGTCGGTGCCCGCTGGGCCGGTACGGACACCTGGGACTCGCTCAGTACCGACGTCGCGCCTCCCCTGGCGGGGCTGGGCGCGGCCATGACCACCGTCGGTTTCCTGGTGCCGGTCGTCGGACCGCGTCTGGAGTCGATGTGGGTGTCCTGGCGGGCCTACCGGGCGATGGAGCCGCTCTGGCGTGCGCTCGAACCGTTCGCGGGGCCGGGGAAGCCCATGCGGATCAGCCCCACCTCGTCGCTGGAGATCCGGGCCATGGCCAGGTCCACCGAGATCGCCGATCGGCTGCTCAATCTGGCGCCCCATCTGGACAACGCCCACCGCGCGGCAGCCGAGCGGTATGCCTCCTCACAGGGCTGTACGCCGGAAGCCGCCGTCATCTTCGCCGAAGCGGCCGCGATTCATGCGGCGCTGCTCGCCGCGGAGAGCTCCCGGGTGCCGGCGTCCGGACAGACGCCCGTCGCCGTGGAGTCGAGCGCCGCGATTCCCACCCGCGTCTCCGGAACGAACGGTCTCGCCCGACTGAGCGTCCAGTTCTCCAAGATCCACCGCTCCGATTCGCCCGTCGGCGCCGTCCCCTCGGAGAGCAACTGA
- a CDS encoding toxin-antitoxin system, toxin component, with amino-acid sequence MNERRTVDFREGVRPILGRLLRPESLLVAPRTHLARRSAERRIAKFCDAVLAGLTRPIPSDPDNLFAVLRADVEQRFNADRGALPYRPVLLFFREFPEETASGLTARFDDRVVIIVESKTNTLHQFVIFAHEMWHALKGECLSHGGHSDVATAAARSLGGELASDDLVAMAARSHENSAEENDAEKFDLQLGARLREHLQGGGTVPITGLAGRIQSSLGRGY; translated from the coding sequence CCTCCGTCCCGAGAGCTTGCTCGTCGCGCCGAGAACCCACTTGGCGCGGCGGTCGGCCGAGCGGCGGATCGCGAAGTTCTGCGACGCGGTCCTCGCGGGTCTGACAAGGCCGATCCCCTCGGATCCGGACAACCTGTTCGCGGTGTTGAGGGCCGATGTCGAGCAGCGCTTCAACGCGGACCGCGGGGCGCTCCCGTACCGTCCTGTCCTCCTGTTCTTCCGTGAGTTCCCCGAGGAGACGGCCAGTGGTCTCACGGCGAGGTTCGACGACCGCGTCGTGATCATTGTCGAGAGCAAGACGAACACTCTGCACCAGTTCGTGATCTTTGCTCACGAGATGTGGCACGCCTTGAAGGGGGAGTGCCTCTCCCACGGGGGTCACAGCGATGTCGCCACCGCCGCCGCAAGGTCACTCGGTGGTGAACTGGCAAGCGACGACCTCGTCGCCATGGCCGCAAGGAGCCACGAGAACTCCGCGGAGGAGAACGACGCGGAGAAGTTCGACCTGCAACTGGGAGCGCGACTGCGGGAACACCTGCAAGGTGGCGGTACCGTGCCGATCACCGGTCTGGCGGGCCGGATCCAGTCCAGCTTGGGCAGAGGCTACTGA